In Sphaeramia orbicularis chromosome 14, fSphaOr1.1, whole genome shotgun sequence, the following are encoded in one genomic region:
- the LOC115433122 gene encoding moesin-like isoform X1, producing the protein MPKTISVRVTTMDAELEFAIQPNTTGKQLFDQVVKTIGLREVWYFGLQYQDTKGFSTWLKLNKKVTAQDVRKESPLLFKFRAKFFPEDVSEELIQEATQRLFFLQVKEGILNDDIYCPPETAVLLASYAVQAKYADYNKEVHTPGYLSSEHLLPQRVLDQHKLNKDQWEERIQVWHEEHKGMLREESMMEYLKIAQDLEMYGVNYFNIKNKKGTELWLGVDALGLNIYEQNDKMTPKIGFPWSEIRNISFNDKKFVIKPIDKKAPDFVFYAPRLRINKRILALCMGNHELYMRRRKPDTIEVQQMKAQAREEKNHKKMERALLENEKRKREMAEKEKEKIEKEKEELMERLKQIEEQTKKAQQELEEQTQKALELEQERKRAQEEAERLETDLRVAEEARTTLLQQSENQMKNQEHLATELADLASKISLLEDAKKKKEEEATEWQMKATMVQEDLEKTKEELKNKVLVAHVQEPLNAENEHDENDESSAEASAEFTSAATYKDRSEEERMTEAEKNERLQKHLLALSSELANARDENKKTVNDIIHAENMKAGRDKYKTLRQIRSGNTKQRIDEFECM; encoded by the exons ATTAGTGTGAGAGTCACCACAATGGATGCTGAACTGGAGTTCGCCATTCAGCCCAATACAACAGGAAAGCAGCTCTTTGACCAA GTTGTCAAGACCATTGGACTGAGGGAGGTTTGGTACTTTGGACTCCAGTACCAGGATACAAAGGGTTTTTCCACATGGCTCAAGCTCAACAAGAAG GTGACAGCCCAGGATGTGAGGAAGGAAAGCCCGCTGCTGTTTAAGTTCCGTGCCAAGTTCTTCCCTGAGGATGTGTCCGAGGAGTTAATCCAGGAGGCCACGCAGCGCCTGTTCTTCCTGCAGGTGAAGGAGGGAATCTTAAATGACGACATCTACTGTCCTCCAGAGACAGCGGTCCTCCTGGCCTCCTATGCAGTGCAGGCCAAGTATGCTGACTACAATAAGGAAGTCCACACACCAGGCTACCTGTCCAGTGAACATCTGCTCCCTCAGAG AGTCCTGGACCAGCACAAACTCAACAAGGATCAGTGGGAGGAGAGGATTCAAGTGTGGCACGAGGAACACAAGGGCATGCTCAG AGAGGAATCCATGATGGAGTACCTGAAGATTGCTCAAGATCTTGAGATGTATGGAGTCAACTACTTCAACATCAAGAATAAGAAAGGGACAGAGCTCTGGCTGGGAGTGGATGCTTTGGGACTCAACATCTATGAACAGAATGACAA AATGACACCCAAAATTGGATTTCCTTGGAGTGAAATAAGAAACATTTCCTTCAATGACAAGAAGTTTGTCATTAAACCAATTGACAAGAAAGCACCT gacTTTGTGTTCTACGCTCCCAGACTTCGCATTAACAAACGTATCCTGGCACTATGCATGGGCAACCATGAGCTGTACATGCGCCGCCGCAAACCCGACACCATTGAAGTGCAGCAGATGAAGGCACAGGCTCGAGAGGAGAAGAATCACAAGAAGATGGAGAG AGCTCTGCTGgagaatgaaaagaggaaaagagagatggcagagaaggagaaggagaagattgAAAAGGAAAAGGAGGAACTCATGGAGCGATTAAAGCAAATTGAGGAACAGACGAAAAAAGCCCAACAAG AGTTGGAGGAGCAAACGCAGAAGGCTCTGGAGCTGGAACAGGAGAGGAAACGAGCTCAAGAGGAGGCTGAACGTCTGGAGACAGATCTGAGAGTCGCAGAGGAAGCCAGGACGACCCTGCTGCAACAGTCAGAGAACCAGATGAAGAACCAAGAACACCTG GCCACAGAGTTGGCAGACCTCGCTTCAAAGATTTCCCTCCTGGAAGACgccaagaagaagaaagaagaggaggctACTGAGTGGCAGATGAAG GCTACAATGGTGCAGGAAGACCTGGAGAAGACCAAAGAAGAGCTCAAAAACAAAGTCCTGGTCGCTCATGTTCAGGAGCCGCTCAACGCAGAGAACGAGCACGATGAAAACGATGAGAGCAGCGCTGAGGCCAGCGCCGAGTTTACATCCGCCGCCACGTACAAAGACCGCAGTGAAGAGGAGCGCATGACTGAAGCTGAGAAGAATGAACGTTTACAGAAACATCTGCTC GCTTTGAGCTCGGAGCTGGCCAATGCCCGGGACgagaacaagaaaacagtgaacgACATCATCCACGCAGAAAACATGAAGGCAGGACGGGACAAGtacaagaccctcagacagatcCGGTCAGGAAACACCAAACAGCGCATCGACGAGTTCGAGTGCATGTGA
- the LOC115433122 gene encoding moesin-like isoform X2, translating into MDAELEFAIQPNTTGKQLFDQVVKTIGLREVWYFGLQYQDTKGFSTWLKLNKKVTAQDVRKESPLLFKFRAKFFPEDVSEELIQEATQRLFFLQVKEGILNDDIYCPPETAVLLASYAVQAKYADYNKEVHTPGYLSSEHLLPQRVLDQHKLNKDQWEERIQVWHEEHKGMLREESMMEYLKIAQDLEMYGVNYFNIKNKKGTELWLGVDALGLNIYEQNDKMTPKIGFPWSEIRNISFNDKKFVIKPIDKKAPDFVFYAPRLRINKRILALCMGNHELYMRRRKPDTIEVQQMKAQAREEKNHKKMERALLENEKRKREMAEKEKEKIEKEKEELMERLKQIEEQTKKAQQELEEQTQKALELEQERKRAQEEAERLETDLRVAEEARTTLLQQSENQMKNQEHLATELADLASKISLLEDAKKKKEEEATEWQMKATMVQEDLEKTKEELKNKVLVAHVQEPLNAENEHDENDESSAEASAEFTSAATYKDRSEEERMTEAEKNERLQKHLLALSSELANARDENKKTVNDIIHAENMKAGRDKYKTLRQIRSGNTKQRIDEFECM; encoded by the exons ATGGATGCTGAACTGGAGTTCGCCATTCAGCCCAATACAACAGGAAAGCAGCTCTTTGACCAA GTTGTCAAGACCATTGGACTGAGGGAGGTTTGGTACTTTGGACTCCAGTACCAGGATACAAAGGGTTTTTCCACATGGCTCAAGCTCAACAAGAAG GTGACAGCCCAGGATGTGAGGAAGGAAAGCCCGCTGCTGTTTAAGTTCCGTGCCAAGTTCTTCCCTGAGGATGTGTCCGAGGAGTTAATCCAGGAGGCCACGCAGCGCCTGTTCTTCCTGCAGGTGAAGGAGGGAATCTTAAATGACGACATCTACTGTCCTCCAGAGACAGCGGTCCTCCTGGCCTCCTATGCAGTGCAGGCCAAGTATGCTGACTACAATAAGGAAGTCCACACACCAGGCTACCTGTCCAGTGAACATCTGCTCCCTCAGAG AGTCCTGGACCAGCACAAACTCAACAAGGATCAGTGGGAGGAGAGGATTCAAGTGTGGCACGAGGAACACAAGGGCATGCTCAG AGAGGAATCCATGATGGAGTACCTGAAGATTGCTCAAGATCTTGAGATGTATGGAGTCAACTACTTCAACATCAAGAATAAGAAAGGGACAGAGCTCTGGCTGGGAGTGGATGCTTTGGGACTCAACATCTATGAACAGAATGACAA AATGACACCCAAAATTGGATTTCCTTGGAGTGAAATAAGAAACATTTCCTTCAATGACAAGAAGTTTGTCATTAAACCAATTGACAAGAAAGCACCT gacTTTGTGTTCTACGCTCCCAGACTTCGCATTAACAAACGTATCCTGGCACTATGCATGGGCAACCATGAGCTGTACATGCGCCGCCGCAAACCCGACACCATTGAAGTGCAGCAGATGAAGGCACAGGCTCGAGAGGAGAAGAATCACAAGAAGATGGAGAG AGCTCTGCTGgagaatgaaaagaggaaaagagagatggcagagaaggagaaggagaagattgAAAAGGAAAAGGAGGAACTCATGGAGCGATTAAAGCAAATTGAGGAACAGACGAAAAAAGCCCAACAAG AGTTGGAGGAGCAAACGCAGAAGGCTCTGGAGCTGGAACAGGAGAGGAAACGAGCTCAAGAGGAGGCTGAACGTCTGGAGACAGATCTGAGAGTCGCAGAGGAAGCCAGGACGACCCTGCTGCAACAGTCAGAGAACCAGATGAAGAACCAAGAACACCTG GCCACAGAGTTGGCAGACCTCGCTTCAAAGATTTCCCTCCTGGAAGACgccaagaagaagaaagaagaggaggctACTGAGTGGCAGATGAAG GCTACAATGGTGCAGGAAGACCTGGAGAAGACCAAAGAAGAGCTCAAAAACAAAGTCCTGGTCGCTCATGTTCAGGAGCCGCTCAACGCAGAGAACGAGCACGATGAAAACGATGAGAGCAGCGCTGAGGCCAGCGCCGAGTTTACATCCGCCGCCACGTACAAAGACCGCAGTGAAGAGGAGCGCATGACTGAAGCTGAGAAGAATGAACGTTTACAGAAACATCTGCTC GCTTTGAGCTCGGAGCTGGCCAATGCCCGGGACgagaacaagaaaacagtgaacgACATCATCCACGCAGAAAACATGAAGGCAGGACGGGACAAGtacaagaccctcagacagatcCGGTCAGGAAACACCAAACAGCGCATCGACGAGTTCGAGTGCATGTGA